Proteins co-encoded in one Prunus persica cultivar Lovell chromosome G6, Prunus_persica_NCBIv2, whole genome shotgun sequence genomic window:
- the LOC18772728 gene encoding scarecrow-like protein 32, with protein MMQFTEAPPPALHQIITAPFSNLPMMNKNQTHRTRPWPGFPTSAKALGTNFGDANCMEQLLVHCANAIETNDATLAQQILWVLNNIAPQDGDSNQRLTCAFLRALIVRAVNIGSCKLLAAMANSQANFTIHTHKFSVIELASFIDLTPWHRFGFTAANAAILEAVEGYSVIHIVDLSLTHCMQIPTLVDAIAGRQEGNVSPPLLKLTVAGSTEDVPPMLDLSYEELGSKLVNFARSRNIILEFRVIPSSYTDGFANLIQQLRVQNLVYAESGEALVVNCHMMLHYIPEETLTLPSINSNPNLSSCGSSSSYGYDVASSSSTSASSSLRTMFLKALRGLDPTVVVLVDEDADLTSNNLVCRLRSAFNYLWIPYDTVDTFLPRGSKQRQWYEADMCWKIENVIAYEGFQRVERVEPKCRWVQRMRNANFQSVSFGEDAVLEVKAMLDEHAAGWGLKREEEDVVLTWKGHNVVFATAWMPA; from the coding sequence ATGATGCAATTTACTGAGGCTCCACCCCCAGCCTTGCACCAAATTATCACCGCACCATTTTCCAATCTCCCCATGATGAACAAGAACCAAACCCACCGCACCCGCCCCTGGCCCGGCTTCCCCACCTCCGCAAAAGCCCTCGGCACCAACTTCGGCGACGCCAATTGCATGGAGCAGCTGCTTGTCCACTGCGCCAACGCCATCGAAACCAACGACGCCACGCTCGCCCAGCAGATCCTCTGGGTCCTCAACAACATCGCCCCGCAAGACGGCGACAGCAACCAGCGCCTCACCTGCGCCTTTCTCCGCGCCCTCATCGTCCGCGCTGTCAATATCGGCAGCTGCAAGCTCCTCGCCGCCATGGCCAACTCCCAGGCCAACTTCACCATCCACACTCACAAGTTCTCCGTCATCGAGCTCGCCTCCTTCATCGACCTTACCCCCTGGCACAGGTTTGGATTCACAGCCGCTAATGCCGCCATTCTTGAAGCCGTTGAAGGGTATTCTGTCATTCACATTGTTGACCTCAGCTTGACCCATTGCATGCAAATCCCAACTCTCGTTGACGCCATTGCCGGTCGTCAAGAGGGTAATGTGAGCCCTCCGCTGTTGAAGCTCACCGTGGCGGGTTCCACGGAGGACGTCCCCCCAATGCTGGACCTCTCCTACGAGGAACTGGGTTCCAAGCTGGTAAATTTCGCGAGGTCCAGAAATATAATTTTAGAGTTTAGGGTCATCCCGTCCAGTTATACGGACGGATTTGCCAACCTAATCCAACAGCTCCGAGTACAAAATTTAGTGTACGCTGAGAGCGGTGAGGCGCTTGTGGTAAATTGCCACATGATGCTTCACTACATTCCTGAAGAAACATTGACCCTTCCGTCAATCAACTCAAATCCAAATTTAAGTAGTTGTGGTTCGAGCAGCTCTTATGGTTACGATGTAGCCTCATCCTCTTCTACGAGTGCTAGTTCGTCCCTCAGGACAATGTTTCTGAAAGCCCTTCGAGGTTTGGATCCAACTGTTGTGGTTTTGGTGGACGAAGATGCAGATTTGACATCAAATAATCTAGTTTGTAGATTGAGGTCGGCCTTCAACTACCTGTGGATCCCTTATGACACCGTGGACACGTTTCTGCCGCGAGGGAGCAAGCAGAGGCAGTGGTACGAGGCGGATATGTGTTGGAAGATCGAGAACGTGATAGCGTACGAGGGGTTCCAGAGGGTGGAGAGGGTTGAGCCGAAATGCAGGTGGGTGCAGCGGATGAGAAACGCCAACTTCCAAAGCGTTTCGTTTGGGGAAGATGCAGTTTTGGAAGTGAAGGCCATGCTTGATGAGCATGCAGCTGGCTGGGGGTtgaagagagaggaagaagatgttgTGCTTACATGGAAAGGTCACAATGTTGTGTTTGCCACTGCTTGGATGCCTGCTTGA
- the LOC18772130 gene encoding uncharacterized protein LOC18772130 — protein MPASRQFSRIDTLELKAQIEKKIGSQKAGKYFNLVTRYLSVKISKPDFDRLCIATIGKENVCLHNHFIRSILKNACLSRTPPPKESNIASSLSVKVPNGCQRSSLQLLCRDFPQSPRKGRTPNLRDRRLRDGLAAFRPQGKNHSSACEGPISNIQEQEKATELLSLGSRPPVSVEDGEEVDQAAESPSIHSMSPLTAPLGISINSGRTKKLLIKGSGPAIYNDTCQSSGELPDTSSLRKRLEQKLAMEGMGISEDCANLLNNGLEIFLKRLIKPCLDLAGSRSLDKHIDQAHSQASSNGMRPVRYIQRPTRPSSASILDFQVAMDLNPLLLGEDWPTKLEKVCLHAS, from the coding sequence ATGCCAGCAAGCAGGCAATTTTCTCGGATAGACACTTTAGAACTGAAAGCTCAgattgagaagaagattgggagCCAAAAAGCGGGAAAGTACTTTAATCTTGTTACAAGATATTTGAGTGTCAAGATTAGCAAACCCGACTTTGATAGACTCTGCATTGCAACAATTGGGAAAGAAAATGTCTGTCTTCATAATCATTTCATCCGTTCAATACTCAAAAATGCATGCCTTTCAAGGACTCCCCCACCAAAAGAGAGCAACATTGCAAGTTCTCTGAGTGTTAAAGTGCCAAATGGATGTCAAAGAAGTAGTCTTCAACTGTTATGCAGAGATTTTCCCCAATCGCCTCGAAAAGGGAGAACTCCAAATCTTCGCGATCGCAGGTTAAGAGATGGTTTGGCCGCTTTTAGGCCTCAGGGTAAGAACCACAGTAGTGCATGTGAGGGTCCTATCTCCAACAttcaagaacaagaaaagGCAACCGAGCTGCTTTCTTTGGGAAGCAGACCACCTGTCTCTGTCGAAGATGGGGAAGAGGTTGATCAGGCTGCTGAAAGCCCAAGCATTCACAGCATGAGCCCTCTCACAGCTCCTCTTGGCATCTCAATAAATTCTGGAAGGACAAAAAAGCTGTTAATTAAAGGATCAGGACCTGCTATTTACAACGACACTTGTCAGAGCAGTGGTGAGCTACCTGATACTAGTTCTTTAAGGAAGAGGTTGGAGCAAAAGTTGGCGATGGAGGGAATGGGAATCTCAGAGGATTGTGCCAATTTGTTGAATAATGGCCTTGAGATTTTCCTAAAGAGATTAATAAAGCCCTGTTTGGATTTAGCTGGTTCAAGGTCTCTGGATAAACACATAGATCAAGCACATAGTCAAGCAAGTTCAAATGGGATGCGTCCAGTGAGATACATACAGAGACCCACCAGGCCCAGTTCGGCATCTATATTAGACTTCCAGGTCGCAATGGATTTGAACCCTCTATTACTTGGAGAAGATTGGCCAACCAAACTTGAAAAGGTTTGCTTGCATGCATCATAA